Proteins encoded in a region of the Streptomyces violaceoruber genome:
- a CDS encoding TraR/DksA family transcriptional regulator has protein sequence MVAKKKTTAAKQSAAEESAAEQDPARKKAARKTAAKKSPARKTAAKKSPAEKTAAKKSTAKKSTAKKVGAAEAAEQTGATTVVAKKTPGTATAAKTAVPKARGTAAVPGDLAVRPGEEPWTPQEVEEARGELQSEADRLRTEIDTSERSLQGMMRDSGDGAGDDEADTGSKNITREHELALAATARDVLSQTERALDRLDAGTYGLCENCGNPIGKARMQAFPRATLCVECKQKQERRY, from the coding sequence ATGGTGGCGAAGAAGAAGACGACGGCCGCGAAACAGAGCGCCGCCGAGGAGAGCGCCGCCGAGCAGGACCCGGCGAGGAAGAAGGCGGCAAGGAAGACCGCGGCGAAGAAGAGCCCGGCAAGGAAGACCGCGGCGAAGAAGAGCCCGGCGGAGAAGACCGCGGCGAAGAAGAGCACGGCGAAGAAGAGCACGGCCAAGAAAGTGGGCGCGGCCGAGGCCGCGGAGCAGACGGGAGCCACGACGGTGGTTGCGAAGAAGACTCCTGGCACGGCCACGGCGGCCAAGACCGCTGTTCCCAAGGCCCGCGGCACCGCCGCGGTCCCCGGCGACCTCGCGGTACGCCCCGGCGAGGAACCCTGGACCCCGCAGGAGGTCGAGGAGGCGCGCGGCGAGCTTCAGTCCGAGGCCGACCGGCTGCGCACCGAGATCGACACCTCCGAGCGGTCGCTGCAGGGCATGATGCGGGACTCCGGCGACGGCGCGGGCGACGACGAGGCGGACACCGGCAGCAAGAACATCACGCGCGAGCACGAACTGGCGCTGGCCGCCACCGCGCGCGACGTGCTCAGCCAGACCGAGCGTGCCCTGGACCGCCTGGACGCGGGCACCTACGGCCTGTGCGAGAACTGCGGCAACCCGATCGGCAAGGCGCGGATGCAGGCGTTCCCGCGGGCCACCCTCTGCGTCGAGTGCAAGCAGAAGCAGGAGCGCCGGTACTGA
- the lspA gene encoding signal peptidase II: MAEAERIIGTPDIPDAAGEGQERPDADPEQQEQEQAPERTRGKRRVAVLFAVALFAYLLDLGSKMLVVAKLEHHEPIEIIGDWLRFAAIRNAGAAFGFGEAFTIIFTVIAAAVIVVIARLARKLHSLPWAIALGLLLGGALGNLTDRIFRAPGVFEGAVVDFIAPKHFAVFNLADSAIVCGGILIVILSFRGLDPDGTVHKD, translated from the coding sequence GTGGCAGAGGCGGAGCGCATCATCGGTACTCCGGACATCCCGGACGCGGCGGGGGAGGGGCAGGAGCGGCCCGACGCCGACCCTGAGCAGCAGGAGCAGGAGCAGGCTCCTGAGCGCACGCGGGGCAAGCGGCGGGTCGCCGTGCTGTTCGCGGTCGCCCTGTTCGCGTACCTGCTCGACCTGGGCAGCAAGATGCTGGTGGTCGCCAAGCTGGAGCACCACGAGCCGATCGAGATCATCGGCGACTGGCTGCGGTTCGCCGCGATCCGCAACGCGGGCGCGGCCTTCGGCTTCGGCGAGGCGTTCACGATCATCTTCACGGTGATCGCCGCTGCCGTGATCGTCGTGATCGCCCGCCTCGCGCGCAAGCTGCACAGCCTGCCCTGGGCGATCGCGCTCGGCCTGCTGCTCGGCGGTGCCCTCGGCAACCTCACCGACCGGATCTTCCGTGCTCCCGGGGTCTTCGAGGGCGCGGTCGTGGACTTCATCGCCCCCAAGCACTTCGCCGTCTTCAACCTCGCCGACTCGGCGATCGTGTGCGGCGGCATCCTGATCGTGATCCTCTCCTTCCGGGGCCTGGACCCGGACGGGACCGTCCACAAGGACTGA